From Zingiber officinale cultivar Zhangliang chromosome 5B, Zo_v1.1, whole genome shotgun sequence, the proteins below share one genomic window:
- the LOC121985139 gene encoding protein SPIRAL1-like 3 gives MGRGVSSGGGQSSLGYLFGGGEAPKSASDAAAPVQKPAPPPPINKEIPAGIQSSQAKNFYSADGQNCTNFITDRPSTKVHAAPGGGSSLGYLFGDGSK, from the exons ATGGGACGTGGTGTGAGCAGTGGTGGGGGCCAGAGTTCCTTGGGCTACTTATTCGGTGGAGGTGAGGCTCCAAAATCTGCATCTGATGCTGCTGCACCAGTTCAAAAGCCGGCTCCACCTCCTCCTATTAACAAAGAGATTCCAGCAGGCATCCAAAGCAGTCAAGCCAAGAACTTCTACAGTGCAGACGGACAGAACTGTACCAATTTTATCACT GATCGACCTTCGACTAAGGTGCACGCTGCTCCTGGTGGCGGTTCTTCTCTTGGATACTTGTTCGGTGATGGTAGTAAATGA